A genomic region of Dreissena polymorpha isolate Duluth1 chromosome 4, UMN_Dpol_1.0, whole genome shotgun sequence contains the following coding sequences:
- the LOC127876549 gene encoding uncharacterized protein LOC127876549 isoform X7: MAEVPLRMQVEQDGTVPFTCSLIHTQDESVPNRTESKNENLDLLNKLAVEEESNQNMKIIITEKTTEITMLKTKSEKLQRECEKLENELSKCKTRLSKIMGNKLTDNNPAIADLSDSNRPAKLAEQFSELYDNQWTDAFEEQTDMTDDEQGKIEILLNILLNIYEMCKEESQKQTSMLWRIAYMDIDSVIGLGRHDELTIPKDHKSDPTKHWTCETARVYDNVPVVNTTTILFRIL, translated from the exons ATGGCCGAAGTTCCACTCCGGATGCAGGTTGAACAGGATGGAACTGTTCCTTTTACTTGTAGCCTAATTCACACACAGGATGAAAGTGTACCTAATCGAACGGAATCAAAGAATGAAAACCTTGATTTGCTGAATAAG TTGGCGGTTGAGGAAGAGTcaaaccaaaatatgaaaataatcataACTGAGAAAACTACCGAAATAACCATGCTAAAAACAAAGAGTGAAAAGCTTCAACGAGAGTGTGAAAAGCTTGAGAATGAACTGTCCAAATGCAAAACGAG ATTAAGCAAAATCATGGGCAACAAACTCACTGACAATAATCCTGCAATTGCCGATCTCAGCGACAGCAACAGACCAGCAAAACTTGCTGAACAGTTTTCG GAGCTGTATGATAATCAATGGACGGATGCCTTTGAGGAACAAACTGACATGACCGATGATGAGCAAGGCAAAATTGAAATACTTCTAAATATCCTATtg aATATTTATGAAATGTGTAAAGAAGAATCGCAGAAACAAACATCGATGCTGTGGCGAATTGCTTATATGGATATTGATTCGGTAATTGGG CTGGGGCGTCATGACGAGCTGACAATTCCAAAGGATCATAAATCCGACCCGACGAAGCATTGGACGTGTGAGACCGCACGGGTGTATGACAACGTCCCCGTG GTAAATACTACCACGATACTATTTAGAATTCTATAG